A single region of the Leisingera thetidis genome encodes:
- a CDS encoding DUF1489 family protein: MDKRVNLVKLSVGTESVESLIAWQEMRRRELPESLPRHVTRMWPKREAEILNGGSIYWVIKGLIQCRQRILRLDEVTGEDGIRRCAIVLDPELHRTHTAPKRPFQGWRYLKTDESPADLPAGKNKEEPLPLELSQALAEIGVI, from the coding sequence CGGCACCGAAAGCGTCGAAAGCCTGATAGCCTGGCAGGAGATGCGCCGCCGGGAACTGCCCGAGAGCCTGCCCCGCCACGTCACCCGCATGTGGCCCAAGCGCGAGGCCGAAATTCTCAACGGCGGCTCGATCTACTGGGTGATCAAGGGGCTGATCCAATGCCGCCAGCGCATCCTGCGGCTGGACGAAGTGACGGGCGAAGACGGCATCCGCCGCTGCGCCATCGTGCTGGACCCGGAGCTGCACCGCACCCACACCGCGCCGAAACGCCCGTTCCAGGGCTGGCGGTATCTCAAGACTGACGAGTCGCCCGCCGACCTGCCCGCAGGCAAGAATAAAGAAGAGCCGCTGCCGCTGGAACTGTCGCAGGCGCTGGCCGAAATCGGTGTGATCTGA